The Ahaetulla prasina isolate Xishuangbanna chromosome 11, ASM2864084v1, whole genome shotgun sequence genome contains a region encoding:
- the LOC131205021 gene encoding actin-binding protein WASF3-like isoform X5, with protein sequence MASDSTFPNRTKRYQHAISTARQVQTPGLRLICKITSLLAATQKVSLQDINMRKAFKSSTIQNQQVVSRNSIPNPVMEMYQRCDKPPPLNILTPYRASR encoded by the exons ATGGCTTCCGACAGTACATTCCCAAACAGAACAAAGCGTTATCAGCACGCCATCTCAACCGCAAGACAAGTTCAAACCCCGGGTTTACGTCTGATCTGCAAGATTACGTCTCTTCTGGCCGCCACCCAAAAAG TCTCCCTGCAGGATATCAACATGCGGAAAGCTTTCAAGAGCTCTACCATCCAGAACCAGCAGGTGGTGTCGCGCAATTCGATCCCTAATCCCGTGATGGAGATGTACCAGCGTTGTGATAAGCCTCCGCCCTTGAATATCCTCACTCCGTACAG AGCCTCGAGATAA
- the LOC131205021 gene encoding actin-binding protein WASF3-like isoform X2: MASDSTFPNRTKRYQHAISTARQVQTPGLRLICKITSLLAATQKVSLQDINMRKAFKSSTIQNQQVVSRNSIPNPVMEMYQRCDKPPPLNILTPYRRTSRRTQGLRQLPDLRTFRRELKTHLFICAGLD, encoded by the exons ATGGCTTCCGACAGTACATTCCCAAACAGAACAAAGCGTTATCAGCACGCCATCTCAACCGCAAGACAAGTTCAAACCCCGGGTTTACGTCTGATCTGCAAGATTACGTCTCTTCTGGCCGCCACCCAAAAAG TCTCCCTGCAGGATATCAACATGCGGAAAGCTTTCAAGAGCTCTACCATCCAGAACCAGCAGGTGGTGTCGCGCAATTCGATCCCTAATCCCGTGATGGAGATGTACCAGCGTTGTGATAAGCCTCCGCCCTTGAATATCCTCACTCCGTACAG AAGGACTTCAAGAAGGACtcaaggacttcgtcaacttccggacctccgaaccttccggcgcgagcttaaaacacatttattcatctgcgcaggactggattag
- the LOC131205021 gene encoding actin-binding protein WASF3-like isoform X3, which yields MASDSTFPNRTKRYQHAISTARQVQTPGLRLICKITSLLAATQKVSLQDINMRKAFKSSTIQNQQVVSRNSIPNPVMEMYQRCDKPPPLNILTPYSISLLPGF from the exons ATGGCTTCCGACAGTACATTCCCAAACAGAACAAAGCGTTATCAGCACGCCATCTCAACCGCAAGACAAGTTCAAACCCCGGGTTTACGTCTGATCTGCAAGATTACGTCTCTTCTGGCCGCCACCCAAAAAG TCTCCCTGCAGGATATCAACATGCGGAAAGCTTTCAAGAGCTCTACCATCCAGAACCAGCAGGTGGTGTCGCGCAATTCGATCCCTAATCCCGTGATGGAGATGTACCAGCGTTGTGATAAGCCTCCGCCCTTGAATATCCTCACTCCGTACAG tataTCACTTTTGCCTGGATTCTAG
- the LOC131205021 gene encoding uncharacterized protein LOC131205021 isoform X1, which translates to MASDSTFPNRTKRYQHAISTARQVQTPGLRLICKITSLLAATQKVSLQDINMRKAFKSSTIQNQQVVSRNSIPNPVMEMYQRCDKPPPLNILTPYRTNLPCQHLNHRQLLGYLPDRKRKTSTHLDHTHNPLFAHLMNHPEMNR; encoded by the exons ATGGCTTCCGACAGTACATTCCCAAACAGAACAAAGCGTTATCAGCACGCCATCTCAACCGCAAGACAAGTTCAAACCCCGGGTTTACGTCTGATCTGCAAGATTACGTCTCTTCTGGCCGCCACCCAAAAAG TCTCCCTGCAGGATATCAACATGCGGAAAGCTTTCAAGAGCTCTACCATCCAGAACCAGCAGGTGGTGTCGCGCAATTCGATCCCTAATCCCGTGATGGAGATGTACCAGCGTTGTGATAAGCCTCCGCCCTTGAATATCCTCACTCCGTACAG GACGAATCTCCCATGTCAACATCTGAACCACCGGCAGTTGCTTGGCTACCTCCCAGACAGGAAGAGGAAGACATCAACTCACCTGGATCACACACATAACCCGCTATTTGCTCATCTAATGAATCACCCTGAGATGAATCGTTAA
- the LOC131205021 gene encoding actin-binding protein WASF3-like isoform X4 — protein MSVSLQDINMRKAFKSSTIQNQQVVSRNSIPNPVMEMYQRCDKPPPLNILTPYRTNLPCQHLNHRQLLGYLPDRKRKTSTHLDHTHNPLFAHLMNHPEMNR, from the exons TCTCCCTGCAGGATATCAACATGCGGAAAGCTTTCAAGAGCTCTACCATCCAGAACCAGCAGGTGGTGTCGCGCAATTCGATCCCTAATCCCGTGATGGAGATGTACCAGCGTTGTGATAAGCCTCCGCCCTTGAATATCCTCACTCCGTACAG GACGAATCTCCCATGTCAACATCTGAACCACCGGCAGTTGCTTGGCTACCTCCCAGACAGGAAGAGGAAGACATCAACTCACCTGGATCACACACATAACCCGCTATTTGCTCATCTAATGAATCACCCTGAGATGAATCGTTAA
- the RLIM gene encoding E3 ubiquitin-protein ligase RLIM, with the protein MESSEANNKGNINQSEAQRRSQLDRLDREEAFYHFVNNLSEEDYRLMRDNNLLGTPGEITEEELLRRLQQIKEGPPQQHTEDNRGAESAEDVSNGDSIIDWLNSVRQTGNTTRSGQRGNQSWRAVSRTNPNSGDFRFSLEINVNRNNGNPSTETEGEPPIEPPTGEDLENSQSDTETSRSASPPVLRQSSSPPVARQPDSEMSYPEELSEDISLQRGQRRSRSRSPEQRRTRARTDRSRSPLNPVSESPRRIHHNTSSQTPDLPLVAEAEGSSRTRQHMVIRQHATSSEAPAENTVLFSTEARPVPQAASSSETSGSTEPPAPGQRPPTIVLDLQVRRVRPGEYRQRDSIANRTRSRSQTPNNTVTYESERGGFRRTFSRSERAGVRTYVSTIRIPIRRILNTGLSETTSVAIQTMLRQIMTGFGELSYFMYSDSDADPGGSAPAPNVETAEAQPGVGSGNDHSSPEGPEAGSGEAYEGSQEGAPTAGPRREGRNARGSVTFEESGSLPFLSLAQFFLLNEEDDDQPRGLTKEQIDNLAMRNFGESDALKTCSVCITEYTEGNKLRKLPCSHEYHVHCIDRWLSENSTCPICRRAVLASANRESVV; encoded by the exons ATGGAAAGCTCAGAGGCTAATAATAAAGGAAATATCAATCAGTCGGAAGCTCAGCGCCGGAGTCAGCTGGACCGGTTGGACCGAGAAGAAGCTTTCTATCACTTTGTAAATAACCTGAGTGAAGAAGACTACAGGCTGATGAGAGATAACAACTTACTAGGCACACCTG GTGAAATTACGGAAGAAGAGCTGCTAAGAAGGCTGCAGCAAATTAAGGAAGGCCCACCCCAGCAGCACACGGAAGACAACAGAG GTGCAGAGTCCGCAGAAGATGTGTCTAATGGTGATTCCATAATAGATTGGCTTAATTCAGTTCGGCAAACTGGGAATACGACACGAAGTGGGCAGAGAGGCAACCAGTCGTGGAGAGCAGTAAGCCGGACTAATCCAAACAGTGGAGATTTCAGATTTAGTTTGGAGATAAATGTCAACCGCAATAATGGGAACCCAAGTACAGAAACTGAGGGTGAGCCACCCATAGAGCCCCCCACTGGGGAGGACCTAGAAAACAGCCAAAGTGACACTGAGACTTCAAGATCAGCCTCTCCTCCGGTCCTAAGGCAGAGCTCCTCTCCTCCCGTGGCCAGGCAGCCTGACTCAGAAATGAGTTATCCTGAAGAACTGAGTGAAGACATCTCTCTTCAGAGAGGCCAGAGAAGGTCCAGAAGCAGAAGCCCTGAACAGCGGAGGACACGGGCAAGGACTGATAGAAGTAGATCCCCTCTTAATCCAGTGAGTGAATCTCCTCGCAGGATACATCACAATACATCCTCTCAAACCCCTGATCTTCCCTTGGTTGCTGAAGCAGAAGGAAGTTCTAGAACAAGGCAGCACATGGTCATACGTCAACATGCCACAAGTTCCGAGGCGCCCGCTGAAAATACTGTTCTCTTTTCCACTGAAGCCAGGCCTGTCCCTCAGGCAGCGAGCTCTTCAGAAACGAGTGGCAGTACGGAACCCCCAGCCCCTGGACAGAGACCTCCGACCATTGTGCTTGACTTGCAAGTGAGGCGGGTTCGTCCAGGGGAATACAGGCAGAGAGATAGCATAGCCAACCGAACTCGATCCAGGTCCCAGACTCCAAACAATACGGTCACTTACGAAAGTGAGCGAGGAGGATTTAGACGTACCTTTTCGCGCTCGGAAAGGGCAGGGGTGAGAACTTATGTCAGCACCATTAGGATTCCTATTCGCAGAATCCTGAACACGGGCCTGAGCGAGACCACCTCAGTTGCCATTCAAACCATGTTAAGACAAATCATGACTGGCTTTGGTGAGCTTAGTTACTTCATGTACAGTGATAGCGACGCTGATCCCGGGGGCTCGGCACCAGCCCCAAATGTGGAGACAGCAGAGGCCCAACCTGGAGTGGGCAGCGGAAATGACCATTCAAGCCCTGAGGGTCCTGAGGCTGGATCAGGTGAGGCCTATGAAGGCAGCCAGGAAGGGGCCCCCACGGCCGGCCCGAGACGGGAAGGGCGGAATGCAAGGGGCTCCGTTACTTTTGAAGAAAGTGGCTCCTTGCCATTCCTTAGCTTGGCCCAGTTTTTCCTGCTCAATGAAGAAGATGATGATCAGCCCAGAGGACTCACCAAAGAACAAATTGACAACCTTGCCATGAGGAATTTTGGTGAGAGTGACGCTCTGAAAACCTGTAGTGTTTGTATCACTGAATACACCGAGGGGAATAAGCTTAGAAAACTCCCTTGCTCCCACGAGTATCACGTGCACTGCATAGATCGCTGGCTCTCCGAAAATTCCACTTGCCCAATTTGCCGCCGAGCCGTCCTGGCTTCGGCTAACCGGGAGAGCGTTGTCTAA